The region TATTTCCATTTCTCTGGTAGGTCAGCTGGGCCAGTATGTCCGGGTTGTCCCGGTAAAGTCTGCGATAGGTTTCTTTCAAGGGATCGCGGTGGGCCTGGAGCAGTTCGTATTTTTCGGGATATATGAACCCGCTTTCAAAGAGAAATTCCCAGAGCTGATCGGAATCGACTTCATCGGCCACATGGGTGCCGGGGTCGATACAACCGATGACGATATGACACAGGCGGTTGTAATTGGTAACGTCCATGTCCAGGAAAGCAAAACCGTACCGAATCATGTTTTTCTTGTCTTCACGGCGATACAGAATCTGTGCCGTACACATGATCTTTAAAGCGCCGGCAAAATTAATGGACATGTCGGGGATAATGAGTCCCGCCATGAGGACGTCTTCATCGCCGGTAAGACGCACGGAAAATCCCGAGGTTGAAAGGTCGTGGATGTCAATCTGAACTTTTTTGTCAATCGTTGGATGGTCGAAGGCGATATTCGGTATGGGCGTGATCTTCACACGGGGACTCCGCCACTTCTTTTTTGGAAAACGGTTCATCTTGTCTTCCCGGGGGGCAAAAACGATGCACCGTGCCTCGTGATCCGCTGTCTGACGGATACAGCGGCACGATGACGAATAGACTATGTGTCCGTTGCGGTAGAGGATGACCGTCGAGGGGTTATTGGGATTAAACCAGCGGAATGAGCCCGGTGATTCGGGAGTGACATTGACTGAGAACGCCGCATTGCTGAAGTCCGTCAGATGACCGCGAGCCCTGAAACCCTGCTGCACCACTTCGGCGGCAACGGCCCGCAGGCAGAGATATCGCCTGGCACGACGTTTACCCAGTATGTATCCATTCTCGGGAATTTTGAGGGTGAAGTACTCATCGAAAACATCTTCGAGTTGTACCGGTACGAGAATCAGTCTGTGCCCGTCGGAGAAGACAACACTCAAAATACGTGCCTTCTCTCTGAAGGCGGTGTTTTTTCCGGTCCACCGACAGGCCATCACGCCATCGCTGCACGGGGCGGGGTTGGCTTCAAGCAGAAGATCGTCCTTGTGATCGGGGTGACGAACGTGGACGTATACGGTGGTCCTCATAAAGTGGTGACTGTTCCACAGGTTGATCAGCCTGTTTCCCTTGATAGTATTCTTCGGGTCCGGATTGCTGAAAAGATCCTGGCGTCGGAAGTAGAATGGTTTCTCTACAGGATCGGGGATCGGGACCTCTCTATCGCTTTCCACTGTATGCGCCCTTTACAGGTCAACTTTGACGGCTTCGTAAAAACTTACCGGAGGCATGCCTCCGGCACTATAGCCGGATGCTTGATTGCGCTCTCTCCTTCGTCACTGTGGCGTACCGCAAAGCACGCCTCATTCCTCAGGATGTGAGCGCTGTGCCTCAAGGAGCTTTTTACAACGCCGTACCCAATCAGACGTTTTTCCACTTTTTACGGGACCATCAATTTTGAGGTTGTCCTTTCGATGAAGTAAAGCCAAATGAATTTTTGTTCCATCGGACACTTCAAGTGTCTGTCCCGGAATCATCCTCACTGCGAAAGAAGGGCATCCGGCATTGCATGCCGAACCCGCGTTTCCAGTTTTCTACTGGTATAACTTCCTCACCCAGGGCGGTCTTTATGTGATAGGGTGACAATAAGTCCAGCAGGCCGCCATGTCCGAACCTGAGCATAGGTTGTGCCGGGTCTCCTTCCATGAGATAATCCCCGAATGCCCCTTCGTGTGCCGTAAGGTTTTCTCCCGCGGCAGCAGAGACAACGAGGGCGGCCCGTGTCAGCAGAGACGTTTCGCCCACGTGACAACCGACAATAATGGGCCATCCCAGCTTTTTTATCTCTTCGATCATCCTCAGGGATCGAATAAGACCACCCAGCCGGGACACCTTGATGTTCGCGATGAATTGACCGGGCACGCCTCTGAAGAGGTCGAGATCCTGAAGGGTACACAGACTCTCATCCAGGATGACGGGAAGACCCGTTGACATGCTGTACCTGCTGATGTCTTCTATATGTCGTACTCCCACGGGTTCTTCCACGGCGAACAAACGATGAATTCCCAGCTCCCGCGTAGAGGCCAGGGCACCGTCAAGGCGGTCGGTCCACACATTATTGGCATCGAGGCGAATACGAAGGGGCTGCAGGTGGTGTTGCTCCGACAGCGCCTCGACTATATTCAGTTTTTCCAGGTCGTCTTTTACATTTCCGCTCAACTTGATTTTAAAATCTGTAAATCCCTGGATCAGGTATTGTTCAGCCAGTTTGGTAAATTCCCGGGGTGGGTCGTTTCCGAGGACTGCCGTGTAACTGCCGCAACGGGACTGTTCATGCACCCCCAGCAATTTTTCAACGGAACAGGCCGACTCCCGCGCAAGGAGGTCGAGAAGAGCCATTTCGACGGCACACCATGCCGAAGGATAACGGTCGATGACGGTTGTATTGCTGAGTATCCAGTGCTTCAGCTCGTCCAGTGTCGCGAATGCTGACAGGCTTCCCGCAAAAGAATCGTTGATCCACAAGAGGCTGGAATCGAGGTTCTCACCGGTCACGTAGATTCTGGGACACCCTTCTCCATATCCCGTATGTTCGAGCCGTGTCGCCCGAACCCAGATGCTTTCACCTTTGTTTCTGGTCGCGGCACTGTGACGTACGGTATTCTTCAGGGCAAGATGAAGCCGCCTCGCAGTGATGTGCAGGGATTCTTGCGTCACACCATCAGATCCTCACTATATTCGAACAATGATTGCTATGGTGCGAACTATAGGGATAGAAACGTGTAATGTCAATACATATCGCATATGTTTGGGGGCAAATCATCAATAAGGACTTGACCCGGAACATGAAACAGAAAACAGGGGGCAGGAAAAGACGTTCCAGCCCCCTGTTCGTGTTTACTGACGTCCCCGCGGGGAATCGAACCCCGGTTTCCGGCGTGAGAGGGCGAAACCAAGCGTACTCCACCTGATTTTATTGACTTTTTTGACCACCAAAAGCCGTTTAAGGGCCTTAAAAGCCGCCTACTCCGCCTTCTTTTTCGCAGCCCGTGCAGCGGCCAGTTTCTCCGGCAGCCCCCTGTCGATGGCCATCTGGCGACGAGCGGCGGCATAACTGGGCGCAACCAGGTTGACATCCTTGGGAATCTTGAATTTCCGCTTGTACTGGCCCGGTTTCATGTCATGCTCAACGGCCAGGTGCTTCTTGAGGGTCTTCAATCCCGTCCTCCCGCAGATCATGCAGCCGATGGTGTCCTCCTGGAAAGCCTCTTCAAAGGAAAGCACCGGTTCGTCAGATATGACAGGCGCTGCAGGTTCAACGACAGGCATTGTTTGAACGGCCTCTTCCGTGGCAGGCTCCATAGCCTGCTCACTGTCCTTCTTTGGTTTTCTTCCCCGCTTTTTCGGTGGCGCTTCGGGTTCCTCCACGACATCGTCTCTTTCCAGGGCCTGAAGGGTCGCATAGACCATCATGATTTCCTGCAGCAGTTCCTCCGGCGAAAGTTCCGTCGTGGAAGCGTGGGCGACAACAATGTCCGTGGTCAATTCCAGCAGATTTGTGGCCATTGGCGTTATTTCTCCTTTACGTGATTGAATATAATAAAATTGGTGGGATAGGCCGAGATAGTAGTCTTTTCCCCAGGCTAAAGCAAGGTAAATGTTATGAATTGCAATGAGCTGACAAGTGAAAAATTCAGACTCCTGCGTTTATGGAGTGAGTCGGCATCGATCAGAATGCGCCGGAATGCCCATTGATTTCGGATTGTGGTTCATTTTGCCTGTTTTCCCCGCCGCCAATCCCAGGGAGCGATGGGAAACTCATCGGCCCACAATCCTGTTTCATTATCCCTGGCGTGCTCCTCCAACTCCTTCCAGTCGTCACAGATCAGCTCCCTGCAGAAATAATCATAGACCCATGCGAGCCCTTCCTGCACCACCCGCTCGTTCACGTTGACGCCATCAGAGGTAATGACCATGGCCACAGTCCGTTTGTAGCGGTCCGGCCCGAAGTCCCGGATCGTCACGTCCTTCCCGTAAACCATGTCATGGACGAATCTGCCGGAAGTTTTACCATAGGGCTGATCTGTTTCAGGCGCGTCGATCCCATAGAGCCGTATTCTGACCCGATCCTCTGGGCCGCCATGGAGCCGCACGACCGTGATGGAATCGCCATCGGCAACCCGTGTTACCGTACCGGTCCAGTAGAGATCATTTTCATTATCCGGCGAGACAAGAAATATAGAAAGTGCTGAAACGATAAAAACGACTATGAGAATATACCGGGCAGTCGATGGTTTGAAAAAGCGCCTTAAATAGCGATGCAACTTGACGAAATCGGTTTTTCTCATGTCGGATAGTCGGAGTCGGTTATTCGGTCACGGGGTCAAGTTTTTTCAAGATCGGATCATTGGCCGGCACGATGGTGGTAGTTCCAGTATCAACGTCATAGAGAAGAACGGCAAGTCCACTCTCAAGCCGGGATTTCACCTGGTTGAATTTCGCTTCCCAGG is a window of Syntrophales bacterium DNA encoding:
- a CDS encoding PilZ domain-containing protein — protein: MESDREVPIPDPVEKPFYFRRQDLFSNPDPKNTIKGNRLINLWNSHHFMRTTVYVHVRHPDHKDDLLLEANPAPCSDGVMACRWTGKNTAFREKARILSVVFSDGHRLILVPVQLEDVFDEYFTLKIPENGYILGKRRARRYLCLRAVAAEVVQQGFRARGHLTDFSNAAFSVNVTPESPGSFRWFNPNNPSTVILYRNGHIVYSSSCRCIRQTADHEARCIVFAPREDKMNRFPKKKWRSPRVKITPIPNIAFDHPTIDKKVQIDIHDLSTSGFSVRLTGDEDVLMAGLIIPDMSINFAGALKIMCTAQILYRREDKKNMIRYGFAFLDMDVTNYNRLCHIVIGCIDPGTHVADEVDSDQLWEFLFESGFIYPEKYELLQAHRDPLKETYRRLYRDNPDILAQLTYQRNGNIYGHTSMVRSYRKTWMVHHLAARKLGNKRTGLKVLKQIMHYFNGLYRLPSVGMDYMMFYFRPENRFPDHFFGGFARHFNNPRACSLDLFSYLNYRKSKPGCSFPPGWSLGACSETDIDEIQRFYRNSSNGLLLDILHLREDEEERDSLSQMYARHGFFRSCESFSLKDNGILKAVIVVNRSDMGLSLSDFLNGMKILVADTEGLPWETLSTAVAELSGCYNLDKIPLLIYPFSYLEKKGIPEEKRYNLWILDGHYSQEYSDYMMENAKLRLRFILRLLVKRYLKR
- a CDS encoding MucR family transcriptional regulator, with amino-acid sequence MATNLLELTTDIVVAHASTTELSPEELLQEIMMVYATLQALERDDVVEEPEAPPKKRGRKPKKDSEQAMEPATEEAVQTMPVVEPAAPVISDEPVLSFEEAFQEDTIGCMICGRTGLKTLKKHLAVEHDMKPGQYKRKFKIPKDVNLVAPSYAAARRQMAIDRGLPEKLAAARAAKKKAE
- a CDS encoding thermonuclease family protein, with amino-acid sequence MRKTDFVKLHRYLRRFFKPSTARYILIVVFIVSALSIFLVSPDNENDLYWTGTVTRVADGDSITVVRLHGGPEDRVRIRLYGIDAPETDQPYGKTSGRFVHDMVYGKDVTIRDFGPDRYKRTVAMVITSDGVNVNERVVQEGLAWVYDYFCRELICDDWKELEEHARDNETGLWADEFPIAPWDWRRGKQAK
- a CDS encoding YheU family protein, which gives rise to MTVYIIPVSRLSPEALEGVIGEFISRYGTDYGEIEVSWEAKFNQVKSRLESGLAVLLYDVDTGTTTIVPANDPILKKLDPVTE